The following nucleotide sequence is from Gammaproteobacteria bacterium.
ACAGGGCGATGCCAAAAAAGCCCATGATATGTTTGTTGAAAATAATGGGTTTTGTACTGCTTTTGATGAGCATGAGTTCTCTGGCTGTGACGTTATTGTAGATGCCTTGCTGGGGACAGGATTGACTCGAATAGTTAAAGGAGATTATGCAACGGCTATAGAATTAGCCAATCAACATACTGCTCCTATTCTTAGTGTAGATGTTCCATCTGGATTGGATGCAAATAACGGTTGCCCATTAGGTGTTGCGATACAAGCAGACAGCACGGTTACTTTTGTAGGGATGAAGTTGGGTTTATTAACCGCATCAGGGCGAGAGTATTCAGGTAAAATAATTTTTAATCATTTGCAAATACCAAAAGAAGTTTATCAATCTATGTCATCTACCTGCCAACCTATCTGCAAGTCTATTCAATTAAGTGATCTGCACGCTGTGCTTGGAAAACGTGATGTCGATGCGCACAAAGGTGATTATGGCCATGTGTTGGTTATTGGTGGAAACGCAGGGATGGCAGGATCGGTGATGTTGGCTGCGGAAGCTGCGGCAAGAACGGGTAGCGGTTTAGTTTCTGTTGCAACGCTTCCGCAGCATGCAAATACTGCGTTGCAGTCTTGTAGAGAAATTATGATGCATGGTGTTGCCTCTATAAAAGAATTAAACCCACTGTTGAAGCAGGCGACAGTGGTGGCCATTGGGCCAGGTTTAGGGCAAGACGCTTGGGCTAAAAAATTATTTTCGCGTGTATTGGAATTTGATATTCCTATGGTTGTGGATGCCGATGCGCTTAACCTTCTAGCGGGCGAGCCTTTGCAAAAAGAATCTTGGGTACTTACACCTCATCCAGGTGAAGCTGCACGTTTATTAAATAGTACTACTAAAAAAATTCAGAAAAATCGGTTGAACTCTTCTCAGACTTTGCAAAATCAATATGGTGGGGTAGCAGTTTTAAAAGGCAGTGGAACCTTGGTTACAAGTGGGATTGCAAATGAAAATGAAACATCGATTTGCACAGCTGGAAATCCTGGTATGGCGAGTGGTGGAATGGGAGATGTGCTAACAGGAATTATTGCAGGATTACTTGCACAAGATTTGAGTGCCTATGATGCTGCATGTTTTGGGGTACAACTGCATGCGCAAAGTGCTGATCTCGCAGCAGAAGATGGAATGCGTGGAATGTTGGCGAGTGATTTATTTGTTCCTCTGAGAAAATTAATTAATTCTTAATTTAGAAAATGACTAAGCTAATCGGCGAAGCAGCCACCTTAGAATTTGCTGCAAAGCTTGCAAAATTTTGCCAGCCGCCTCTAAACATTCATTTGCAGGGTGAGTTGGGGAGTGGCAAAACCACGTTTGCACGTGGTTTTATCAATAAGCTTGGGTACAGTGGTAATGTAAAAAGTCCAACCTTCACGCTTGTTGAAACCTATGACTTAGAGAGTGCACGTCTATACCATTTTGATTTGTATCGTTTAAAAGACCCGCTTGAATTAGAGTACATTGGCATCCGTGATCTTGTCGGAGAAGTCGATGTAATGTGTCTGATTGAATGGCCTGAAAGAGGGGGTGCAGGGTTGCCTGAAGCCGATCTAGTGATCAGCCTTGAGTATCACGGGGAGTCACGGGATGTTGATTACCAAGCAAATTCTACCAAAGGTCAGATGATTATTGACAAATTATGAGACCAGGCTCTAATAAATAGGCATAGGTCATTAGTTTCATTGGAGTTATTGCTTGCAATTTTTTCTAGATTTGTCACACTTTCGATTCTGTTTCTTGTTGTAAGGACTACAGCTTCTCGTGCAACAGCGTTCATCATTGGCTACAAAACCACCTCAATCAGCGAGCGCTGGTGTAAATCAGCTAAAGCTTGTCGCCTATATTTCATTATTCCTTTTATTGCTGGTTAGTTATTCGACTTTCTCGGCGACTAATATAGCCAAAATAAACGAAGTTCGATTTGCGGATCGTGCAACCGAAACTCGTGTGGTTTTCGATTTAACTTCACCGGTTAAGCACAGTGTATTTGTTCTGCAAAACCCTAATCGCGTGGTGCTAGATATTGAACAGTGCGATGCCAATGGAAAGCTCAAAAGGGGGCGCATTGGAGGCACCTTAGTTAAAGATTTACGTTATGCGCAAAAGACTAGTGAAAAATTACGTGTAGTTTTTGATCTAAATTCAAGGGTTTCACCAAAAAGTTTCTTGTTACCGCCTTCTAGTGGAAAAACTTATCGCCTAGTAATTGATTTAACTGCTGCAACAGATATTGCGTCGGCCGCAAATGCTAAAGCGGCTACAAGCGAGAATCCAAAACCTAGAGTAGAGCCAGTAATTGCGATGCAAGATGCGCCGGCAAGTTTTCGAGATATTGTAGTGGCCTTAGATGCAGGTCATGGAGGGAAAGATCCAGGTGCTATAGGTCGTGCCGGTACACGTGAAAAAGATATTGTATTAGCAATTTCAAAAAGATTAAAAAAGCTTATTGATAAAGAGCCTGGCATGCGTGCACTTTTAATTCGTAGTGGTGATACCTATGTGCCATTAAGAGGGCGCATTCAAAAAGCCAGTAAACTTAATGCCGATATATTTATATCTATTCATGCGGATGCTGCGGTTAATCGTCGCGCGAAAGGTTCGTCGGTGTATGTTTTGTCACAACATGGCGCTACCAGTGAAGCGGCGCGCATTTTAGCGAAACGAGAAAATGAATCCGATAAAATTGGCGGTGTCAGTTTGGAAAACAAAGATGATGTACTGAAATCTGTGCTGGTAGATTTATCGCAAACTGCAACGATTGATGCCAGTATTGATTTAGCAGAAGATATTCTTAAAGAGCTTGGTCAAGTGGGTAATATTCTTCGAGATAAAGTGGAGCAAGCAGGCTTTGCAGTGTTGAAATCACC
It contains:
- the tsaE gene encoding tRNA (adenosine(37)-N6)-threonylcarbamoyltransferase complex ATPase subunit type 1 TsaE — encoded protein: MTKLIGEAATLEFAAKLAKFCQPPLNIHLQGELGSGKTTFARGFINKLGYSGNVKSPTFTLVETYDLESARLYHFDLYRLKDPLELEYIGIRDLVGEVDVMCLIEWPERGGAGLPEADLVISLEYHGESRDVDYQANSTKGQMIIDKL
- a CDS encoding AMIN domain-containing protein encodes the protein MSLFLLLLVSYSTFSATNIAKINEVRFADRATETRVVFDLTSPVKHSVFVLQNPNRVVLDIEQCDANGKLKRGRIGGTLVKDLRYAQKTSEKLRVVFDLNSRVSPKSFLLPPSSGKTYRLVIDLTAATDIASAANAKAATSENPKPRVEPVIAMQDAPASFRDIVVALDAGHGGKDPGAIGRAGTREKDIVLAISKRLKKLIDKEPGMRALLIRSGDTYVPLRGRIQKASKLNADIFISIHADAAVNRRAKGSSVYVLSQHGATSEAARILAKRENESDKIGGVSLENKDDVLKSVLVDLSQTATIDASIDLAEDILKELGQVGNILRDKVEQAGFAVLKSPDIPSVLVETAFISNPQEEKRLKTAQHQQKLATAIFKGLRRYAKDHAPADAIMANMQNTVPLTTYKVKSGDTLSGIAIRYHVSLVNLRKVNSLRSDMLRVGQVLKIPATVTAGT
- a CDS encoding NAD(P)H-hydrate dehydratase, coding for MSDFVKDVYLTEQVRELDRTAIEEFNIPSFSLMRRAAEAAFREIQLAWPNANHIIVLAGTGNNGGDGYVIASIALAANLKTKVIQVGDHAKLQGDAKKAHDMFVENNGFCTAFDEHEFSGCDVIVDALLGTGLTRIVKGDYATAIELANQHTAPILSVDVPSGLDANNGCPLGVAIQADSTVTFVGMKLGLLTASGREYSGKIIFNHLQIPKEVYQSMSSTCQPICKSIQLSDLHAVLGKRDVDAHKGDYGHVLVIGGNAGMAGSVMLAAEAAARTGSGLVSVATLPQHANTALQSCREIMMHGVASIKELNPLLKQATVVAIGPGLGQDAWAKKLFSRVLEFDIPMVVDADALNLLAGEPLQKESWVLTPHPGEAARLLNSTTKKIQKNRLNSSQTLQNQYGGVAVLKGSGTLVTSGIANENETSICTAGNPGMASGGMGDVLTGIIAGLLAQDLSAYDAACFGVQLHAQSADLAAEDGMRGMLASDLFVPLRKLINS